The Flavobacterium psychrophilum genome includes a region encoding these proteins:
- a CDS encoding 50S ribosomal protein L10 gives MTKEEKSRVIEDLTAQLAGTNVVYVTDISGLNAENTSNLRRACFKAGIKLEVVKNTLLEKAMESAENNYGELPTILKGSTSIMIAENGNAPAKIIKEFRKKSDKPVLKGAYIFEAVFIGDNQLDALVALKSKDEVIGEIIGLLQSPAKNVISALKSGGNTIAGLVKTLSEK, from the coding sequence ATGACCAAAGAAGAAAAATCAAGAGTTATTGAAGATTTAACTGCACAGTTGGCTGGTACAAACGTTGTTTATGTAACAGATATTTCAGGACTTAATGCAGAGAATACTTCAAACTTAAGGAGAGCTTGTTTTAAAGCTGGTATAAAACTTGAAGTTGTTAAGAACACCCTGCTTGAAAAAGCAATGGAAAGTGCCGAGAACAACTATGGTGAACTACCTACTATCCTAAAAGGAAGTACTTCAATAATGATCGCTGAGAACGGAAACGCTCCTGCTAAGATCATCAAAGAATTCCGTAAAAAATCTGATAAACCAGTTCTTAAAGGTGCTTACATCTTTGAAGCAGTGTTCATCGGTGACAACCAGCTTGACGCCCTTGTAGCACTTAAATCTAAAGACGAAGTTATCGGAGAAATCATCGGTCTACTTCAATCGCCTGCTAAAAACGTTATTTCTGCCCTTAAATCTGGTGGTAATACAATCGCAGGACTTGTTAAAACATTATCTGAGAAATAA
- a CDS encoding 50S ribosomal protein L1, translating to MAKLTKKQKEAASKIEKNKLYSLKDASALIKTVATAKFDESVDIAVRLGVDPRKANQMVRGVVTLPHGTGKDVRVLALVTPDKEAEATAAGADFVGLDDYLQKIKDGWTDVDVIITMPAVMGKLGPLGRILGPRGLMPNPKTGTVTMDVAKAVQEVKAGKIDFKVDKTGIVHAGIGRISFDADKITENAHEIIQTLIKLKPTAAKGTYIKSIHISSTMSPAIALDPKAV from the coding sequence ATGGCAAAATTGACAAAAAAACAAAAAGAGGCTGCTTCAAAAATTGAGAAGAACAAGCTGTATTCATTGAAAGATGCTTCTGCATTAATCAAAACAGTTGCTACTGCAAAATTTGATGAGTCTGTTGATATCGCAGTACGTCTGGGAGTAGATCCAAGAAAAGCGAATCAAATGGTAAGGGGTGTTGTTACACTTCCTCATGGTACAGGTAAAGATGTAAGAGTTCTTGCTCTTGTAACTCCTGATAAAGAAGCTGAAGCTACAGCTGCTGGTGCAGACTTTGTAGGTTTAGATGATTACCTTCAAAAAATTAAAGACGGATGGACAGATGTTGATGTTATCATCACTATGCCTGCAGTTATGGGTAAACTAGGTCCTTTAGGTAGAATCTTAGGTCCTCGTGGACTTATGCCAAACCCTAAAACAGGAACTGTTACTATGGATGTGGCTAAAGCTGTTCAGGAAGTTAAAGCTGGTAAAATTGACTTTAAAGTTGACAAAACCGGTATCGTTCACGCAGGAATCGGAAGAATTTCTTTTGATGCTGACAAGATAACTGAGAACGCTCACGAAATTATTCAAACATTAATCAAATTGAAACCAACTGCAGCTAAAGGTACATACATTAAGAGTATACATATCTCTTCTACTATGAGCCCTGCTATCGCTTTAGATCCTAAAGCAGTATAA
- a CDS encoding antitermination protein NusG: MTDNSVKKWYVVRAVSGQENKVKNYIETEINRLGMGDYISQVLVPTEKVVQVRDGKKISKDRVYFPGYVMVEANLTGEIPHIIKSITGVIGFLGETKGGDAVPLRLSEVNRMLGKVDELSVKTDNVAIPFSVGETVKVIDGPFNGFNGSVEKVNEEKRKLEVMVKIFGRKTPLELSFMQVEKV; this comes from the coding sequence ATGACTGATAACAGTGTCAAAAAGTGGTATGTGGTTAGAGCGGTAAGCGGTCAGGAAAATAAAGTAAAAAACTACATAGAAACGGAAATTAACAGACTTGGAATGGGAGATTATATCTCTCAGGTTCTTGTTCCTACTGAAAAAGTGGTTCAAGTGCGTGATGGTAAAAAAATCAGCAAAGACAGGGTTTATTTTCCGGGATATGTGATGGTAGAGGCTAACCTAACTGGCGAAATACCTCACATTATTAAGTCTATTACAGGTGTTATTGGCTTTCTTGGCGAGACTAAGGGTGGCGATGCGGTTCCGTTACGCCTTTCTGAGGTTAACAGGATGCTTGGTAAAGTAGACGAATTATCTGTTAAAACTGACAATGTAGCTATACCGTTCTCGGTTGGTGAAACTGTAAAAGTTATTGACGGGCCATTTAACGGTTTCAACGGAAGCGTTGAGAAAGTAAATGAAGAGAAGCGTAAGCTGGAAGTTATGGTGAAGATTTTCGGAAGAAAAACGCCGCTTGAACTTAGCTTTATGCAAGTAGAAAAAGTATAA
- a CDS encoding 50S ribosomal protein L7/L12 — protein MADLKQFAEQLVNLTVKEVNELATILKDEYGIEPAAAAVVAGPAAGGDAPAAEEQTEFTVVLKDAGASKLGVVKAVKELTGLGLKEAKDLVDGAPTNVKEGISKEEAEGLKKSLEEAGAVVELK, from the coding sequence ATGGCAGATTTGAAACAATTCGCAGAACAACTAGTTAATCTTACAGTTAAAGAAGTTAACGAACTAGCTACAATATTAAAAGATGAGTATGGAATCGAGCCTGCTGCTGCTGCAGTAGTTGCTGGTCCTGCTGCTGGAGGTGATGCTCCTGCTGCTGAAGAGCAAACTGAGTTCACTGTAGTTCTTAAAGATGCTGGTGCTTCTAAATTAGGCGTTGTTAAAGCTGTAAAAGAACTTACAGGTTTAGGTCTTAAAGAAGCTAAAGATCTTGTAGACGGTGCTCCTACAAACGTTAAAGAAGGTATCTCTAAAGAAGAGGCTGAAGGTCTTAAAAAATCTTTAGAAGAAGCTGGAGCTGTTGTTGAGCTTAAATAA
- a CDS encoding 50S ribosomal protein L11, which translates to MAKEISKVVKLQVKGGAANPSPPVGPALGAAGVNIMEFCKQFNARTQDKPGKILPVQITVYKDKSFEFVVKTPPAAIQLLDAAKLKGGSGEPNRKKVASVTWDQIRAIAEDKMADLNAFTIEKAMSMIAGTARSMGITVSGTAPF; encoded by the coding sequence ATGGCTAAAGAAATTAGTAAAGTAGTAAAACTACAAGTTAAGGGAGGTGCTGCGAACCCGTCGCCACCGGTTGGACCTGCTTTGGGGGCTGCTGGAGTTAACATCATGGAGTTCTGTAAGCAGTTTAATGCTAGGACTCAGGATAAACCAGGCAAGATTTTACCAGTGCAAATTACTGTGTATAAAGACAAATCTTTCGAGTTTGTTGTTAAAACGCCACCGGCTGCTATCCAATTATTGGACGCTGCTAAACTTAAAGGGGGTTCTGGTGAGCCTAACCGTAAGAAAGTAGCTAGCGTTACCTGGGATCAAATCAGGGCTATTGCTGAAGACAAAATGGCTGACTTAAACGCTTTCACTATTGAGAAAGCTATGAGTATGATTGCCGGAACTGCAAGGTCTATGGGTATAACAGTATCAGGAACAGCTCCTTTTTAA
- a CDS encoding DNA-directed RNA polymerase subunit beta' codes for MTRLKDKNTIKRFNKISIGLASPESILAESRGEVLKPETINYRTHKPERDGLFCERIFGPVKDFECACGKYKRIRYKGIVCDRCGVEVTEKKVRRDRVGHINLVVPIAHIWYFRSLPNKIGYILGLPSKKLDMIIYYERYVVIQAGIAKGPDGENAKRLDFLTEEEYLNILDTLPQENQYLDDTDPNKFIAKMGAECIMDLLARIDLDELSYQLRHNANTETSKQRKTEALKRLQVVESFRESNFNRENRPEWMILKVIPVIPPELRPLVPLDGGRFATSDLNDLYRRVIIRNNRLKRLMEIKAPEVILRNEKRMLQESVDSLFDNTRKASAVKTESNRPLKSLSDSLKGKQGRFRQNLLGKRVDYSARSVIVVGPEMKLFECGLPKDMAAELYKPFVIRKLIERGIVKTVKSAKKIIDKKEPVVWDILENVIKGHPVLLNRAPTLHRLGIQAFQPKLIEGKAIQLHPLVCTAFNADFDGDQMAVHLPLGPEAILEAQLLMLASHNILNPANGAPITVPSQDMVLGLYYMTKERLSTPEKKILGEGLTFYSAEEVNIALNEGRLELNARVRIRAKDFNENGELVYKIIQTTAGRVLFNEVVPEAAGYINEILTKKSLRDIIGSILSVTDVPTTAAFLDNMKDMGYKFAFRGGLSFSLGDIIIPARKQELIADANEQVDAISVNYNMGLITNNERYNQVIDVWTSTNALLTELAMKNIREDQQGFNSVYMMLDSGARGSKEQIRQLTGMRGLMAKPKKSTAGGGEIIENPILSNFKEGLSILEYFISTHGARKGLADTALKTADAGYLTRRLHDVSQDVIVNSVDCGTLRGIEVSALKKNEEIVESLGERILGRVALQDVINPLTSEVLVHAGTQITEAEVKAINAAPIERVEVRSPLTCEATKGICAKCYGRNLATGKMTQRGEAVGVIAAQSIGEPGTQLTLRTFHVGGVAGGISEESSIITKFRGRLEIEDLKTVKGENTEGEQVDIVVSRSTELKLVDENTGILLNTHNIPYGSSIFVKDGDVVEQGTVICKWDPYNGVIISEFTGKIAYEDIEQGQSFMVEIDEQTGFQEKVISEARNKKLIPTLLIYGKDNELIRSYNLPVGAHLMVDNGEKIKAGKILVKIPRRSSKAGDITGGLPRITELLEARNPSNPAVVSEIDGVVSFGKIKRGNREIVIESKFGEIKKYLVKLSNQILVQENDYVKAGLPLSDGAITPEDILRIQGPSAVQQYLVNEIQEVYRLQGVKINDKHFEVVIRQMMRKVRVQDPGDTLFLEDQLIHTSDFIVENDKLYGMKVVEDAGDSENLKAGQIITPRELRDENSLLKRNDQNLVSARDVVPATATPVLQGITRASLQTKSFISAASFQETTKVLNEAAVAGKVDGLEGLKENVIVGHRIPAGTGMRDYDNTIVGSKEEYNELLTPKEEYNY; via the coding sequence ATGACGAGATTAAAAGATAAAAATACCATTAAAAGATTCAACAAGATTTCCATCGGACTTGCTTCGCCGGAATCTATCCTTGCTGAGTCAAGAGGTGAAGTTCTTAAGCCGGAAACTATTAACTATCGTACCCACAAACCAGAAAGAGACGGCCTTTTCTGTGAGCGTATTTTTGGTCCTGTAAAGGATTTTGAATGTGCTTGCGGTAAATACAAAAGGATTCGTTATAAGGGGATTGTTTGTGACCGATGTGGTGTTGAAGTTACTGAAAAGAAAGTACGTCGTGACAGAGTAGGGCACATCAACCTTGTAGTGCCTATTGCTCACATATGGTATTTCCGTTCGCTTCCTAATAAAATTGGTTATATCCTGGGCCTTCCTTCTAAGAAATTAGACATGATCATATACTATGAAAGATATGTGGTTATTCAGGCTGGTATTGCCAAAGGACCGGATGGTGAAAATGCTAAACGATTAGATTTCTTAACTGAAGAAGAGTACCTTAATATCCTTGATACACTTCCGCAGGAAAATCAATACTTAGACGATACAGACCCTAACAAGTTTATCGCTAAGATGGGTGCTGAGTGTATTATGGATCTGCTTGCAAGGATTGACCTTGATGAGCTTTCGTACCAGTTACGCCACAATGCCAATACAGAAACGTCTAAACAGCGTAAAACAGAAGCCCTTAAAAGGCTTCAGGTTGTAGAATCATTCCGTGAATCTAACTTCAACAGGGAAAACCGCCCTGAGTGGATGATCCTTAAGGTTATACCTGTTATACCGCCGGAGCTTCGCCCATTGGTGCCGCTTGATGGTGGACGTTTTGCAACATCAGATTTAAATGACCTTTACCGTAGGGTAATTATCCGTAACAACCGTCTTAAGAGGTTAATGGAAATTAAAGCACCTGAGGTAATTCTTCGTAACGAAAAGCGTATGCTACAGGAATCTGTAGATTCACTATTCGATAACACAAGGAAAGCATCTGCTGTTAAAACAGAATCTAACAGACCATTAAAATCACTTTCTGATTCATTAAAAGGTAAACAAGGGCGTTTCCGTCAAAACTTACTTGGTAAACGTGTTGACTACTCTGCACGTTCGGTAATTGTTGTTGGACCTGAAATGAAACTTTTTGAATGTGGTCTTCCTAAAGACATGGCTGCTGAGCTTTACAAACCGTTTGTTATCAGGAAACTGATTGAGCGTGGAATTGTAAAAACAGTTAAGTCTGCTAAAAAGATAATAGACAAAAAAGAACCTGTAGTTTGGGATATCCTTGAAAACGTAATTAAAGGTCACCCGGTATTACTTAACAGGGCTCCTACTCTTCACAGACTAGGTATACAGGCATTCCAGCCAAAACTTATCGAAGGAAAAGCGATTCAGCTTCATCCATTGGTATGTACGGCGTTCAATGCCGATTTTGATGGTGACCAGATGGCAGTTCACCTTCCGCTAGGACCGGAGGCTATTCTTGAGGCTCAGTTATTAATGCTTGCTTCTCACAATATCCTTAACCCTGCTAACGGTGCGCCAATCACGGTACCTTCTCAAGACATGGTACTTGGTCTGTACTACATGACCAAAGAACGTCTTTCTACTCCGGAGAAGAAAATTTTAGGTGAAGGCCTTACTTTCTATTCTGCAGAAGAAGTAAATATTGCATTAAACGAAGGCCGTCTTGAACTTAATGCCCGTGTGAGAATACGTGCTAAAGATTTCAACGAAAACGGTGAGTTAGTTTATAAAATTATCCAGACAACAGCTGGTAGGGTATTATTCAACGAGGTTGTGCCGGAAGCGGCAGGATACATCAATGAGATCCTTACTAAGAAGTCGCTTAGGGATATTATCGGTTCCATTTTAAGTGTTACCGACGTTCCTACAACGGCAGCGTTCCTTGATAATATGAAAGACATGGGTTATAAATTCGCATTTAGAGGCGGTCTTTCATTCAGTTTAGGAGATATTATTATCCCTGCAAGAAAACAGGAGCTTATTGCCGATGCAAACGAGCAGGTTGATGCGATTTCTGTTAACTATAACATGGGTCTTATTACCAATAACGAGCGTTACAACCAGGTAATTGACGTGTGGACTTCTACGAATGCATTGCTTACAGAACTTGCTATGAAAAACATTAGAGAGGATCAGCAAGGATTCAACTCGGTGTACATGATGCTTGACTCTGGAGCGAGGGGTTCAAAAGAACAGATCCGTCAGCTTACAGGTATGCGTGGTTTGATGGCAAAACCTAAAAAATCAACCGCAGGTGGTGGTGAGATTATTGAGAACCCGATTCTTTCTAACTTTAAGGAAGGTCTATCGATTCTTGAATACTTCATTTCTACTCACGGTGCACGTAAAGGTCTTGCGGATACGGCTCTTAAAACGGCGGATGCTGGTTACCTTACAAGGAGGCTGCACGACGTTTCTCAGGACGTAATCGTAAATTCTGTTGACTGTGGTACGTTAAGGGGTATTGAAGTATCTGCCCTTAAGAAAAACGAAGAGATCGTTGAATCTCTTGGTGAGCGTATCTTAGGCCGTGTTGCACTTCAGGATGTTATTAACCCACTTACAAGTGAGGTTCTTGTACATGCCGGAACGCAAATTACAGAAGCTGAAGTTAAAGCTATCAATGCAGCGCCAATCGAGAGAGTAGAAGTACGTTCTCCATTGACATGTGAAGCTACTAAAGGTATCTGTGCTAAATGTTACGGTCGTAACCTTGCTACAGGAAAAATGACCCAAAGGGGTGAGGCTGTTGGTGTAATTGCCGCACAGTCAATTGGTGAGCCGGGTACTCAGCTTACACTTCGTACATTCCACGTTGGTGGTGTTGCGGGTGGTATCTCTGAGGAATCAAGCATCATTACTAAATTCCGTGGTAGGTTAGAAATTGAAGACCTTAAAACCGTTAAAGGTGAAAATACTGAAGGAGAACAGGTTGATATTGTTGTATCACGTTCTACTGAGTTAAAACTTGTTGACGAGAATACAGGCATTCTTTTAAATACACACAATATTCCTTACGGTTCAAGCATTTTCGTTAAAGACGGGGATGTTGTAGAGCAAGGAACTGTAATATGTAAATGGGACCCTTATAATGGGGTTATCATCTCTGAGTTTACGGGTAAAATTGCTTATGAAGATATCGAACAGGGACAATCGTTCATGGTTGAGATCGATGAGCAAACCGGATTCCAGGAGAAAGTTATCTCTGAGGCAAGGAACAAGAAATTAATTCCTACCTTATTGATATACGGTAAAGACAATGAGCTTATCCGTTCTTACAACTTACCGGTGGGTGCCCACCTTATGGTAGACAACGGTGAGAAAATTAAGGCTGGTAAGATCCTTGTTAAAATACCAAGACGTTCATCTAAAGCGGGCGATATCACCGGAGGTCTTCCAAGGATTACCGAGCTTCTTGAAGCACGTAACCCTTCTAACCCTGCTGTGGTTTCTGAAATTGACGGTGTTGTTTCATTCGGTAAGATCAAAAGGGGTAACCGTGAGATCGTTATCGAGTCTAAATTCGGAGAGATCAAGAAATATTTGGTTAAACTTTCTAACCAGATCCTTGTTCAGGAGAATGACTACGTTAAAGCAGGTCTTCCGTTATCAGATGGTGCTATTACTCCTGAGGATATCCTTAGGATTCAAGGCCCATCTGCAGTACAGCAGTACTTAGTGAACGAAATTCAGGAAGTATACCGTTTACAGGGTGTTAAGATCAATGATAAGCACTTTGAGGTTGTAATCCGTCAAATGATGCGTAAAGTAAGAGTTCAGGATCCGGGAGATACACTTTTCCTTGAAGATCAGCTAATACATACGTCTGACTTTATCGTGGAGAACGACAAACTATATGGAATGAAAGTTGTTGAAGACGCAGGTGACTCTGAAAACCTTAAAGCTGGACAGATCATCACGCCACGTGAGCTAAGAGATGAAAATTCATTACTTAAGCGTAACGACCAAAACCTTGTATCTGCAAGAGACGTAGTTCCGGCAACGGCTACTCCGGTTCTTCAGGGTATTACAAGAGCGTCACTTCAAACTAAATCGTTCATCTCTGCAGCATCGTTCCAGGAAACTACGAAAGTACTGAATGAAGCAGCTGTAGCAGGTAAAGTTGACGGACTTGAAGGACTTAAAGAGAATGTAATCGTTGGTCACAGAATACCTGCAGGTACAGGTATGAGAGATTACGATAACACGATCGTAGGTTCTAAAGAAGAATACAATGAGCTATTAACTCCTAAGGAGGAATATAACTACTAA
- the rpoB gene encoding DNA-directed RNA polymerase subunit beta (DNA-dependent RNA polymerase catalyzes the transcription of DNA into RNA using the four ribonucleoside triphosphates as substrates; beta subunit is part of the catalytic core which binds with a sigma factor to produce the holoenzyme), whose amino-acid sequence MITNQTERLNFASTKNIPDYPDFLDIQVKSFKDFFQLETKSDERGNEGLYNTFMENFPITDTRNQFVLEFLDYFVDPPRYTIEECIDRGLTYSVPLKARLKLYCTDPEHEDFETIVQDVYLGTIPYMTPSGTFVINGAERVVVSQLHRSPGVFFGQSFHANGTKLYSARVIPFKGSWIEFATDINSVMYAYIDRKKKLPVTTLFRAIGFERDKDILEIFDLAEEIKVSKTGLKKYIGRRLAARVLNTWHEDFVDEDTGEVVSIERNEIILDRDTIIDKDNVEEIIDSNVKTILLHKEDNNQADYAIIHNTLQKDPTNSEKEAVEHIYRQLRNAEPPDEETARGIIDKLFFSDQRYNLGEVGRYRMNKKLGLDIPMEKQVLTKEDIITIVKYLIELINSKAEIDDIDHLSNRRVRTVGEQLSAQFGVGLARMARTIRERMNVRDNEVFTPIDLINAKTLSSVINSFFGTNQLSQFMDQTNPLAEITHKRRLSALGPGGLSRERAGFEVRDVHYTHYGRLCPIETPEGPNIGLISSLGVYAKVNGMGFIETPYRKVTDGRVDLESTPIYLSAEEEEGKMIAQANIAMDETGKITADKVIAREEGDFPVVDPNVVHYTDVAPNQIASISASLIPFLEHDDANRALMGSNMMRQAVPLLRPEAPIVGTGLERQVASDSRVLINAEGNGTVEYVDANEITIKYDRTDRERSVSFDPDEKTYQLIKFRKTNQSTSINLKPIVRKGDRVRLGQVLCEGYATQNGELALGRNLKVAFMPWKGYNFEDAIVISEKVVRDDIFTSIHVDDYSLEVRDTKLGNEELTNDIPNVSEEATKDLDENGMIRIGAEVKPGDILIGKITPKGESDPTPEEKLLRAIFGDKAGDVKDASLKASPSLHGVVLDKKLFARAVKDKRKRTKDKDDLGKLEMDFEVKFIELKDRLIDKLFNIVNGKTSQGVMNDLGEEVLPKGKKYTQKMLYAVEDFAHLTKGQWTTDDETNAMVNDLIHNYKIKLNDLQGALRREKFTITVGDELPSGILKLAKVYIAKKRKLKVGDKMAGRHGNKGIVAKIVRHEDMPFLEDGTPVDIVLNPLGVPSRMNIGQIYETVLGWAGMNLGRKFATPIFDGASLDQINELTDEAGIPRFGHTYLYDGGTGERFHQPATVGVIYMLKLGHMVDDKMHARSIGPYSLITQQPLGGKAQFGGQRFGEMEVWALEAYGASSTLREILTVKSDDVIGRAKTYEAIVKGETMPEPGLPESFNVLMHELKGLGLDIRLEE is encoded by the coding sequence ATGATAACAAATCAGACTGAAAGATTAAATTTTGCCTCAACAAAAAACATCCCTGATTACCCGGACTTCCTTGACATTCAGGTAAAATCCTTTAAGGATTTTTTCCAGCTTGAAACCAAATCAGATGAAAGAGGCAACGAAGGTCTTTATAACACCTTCATGGAAAACTTTCCGATTACTGATACAAGAAATCAGTTTGTATTGGAGTTCCTTGATTACTTTGTTGATCCGCCACGTTATACAATTGAAGAATGTATAGACAGGGGACTTACTTATAGCGTGCCTTTAAAAGCCAGGCTGAAGCTATATTGTACAGATCCTGAGCATGAAGATTTTGAAACTATTGTACAGGATGTATATTTGGGAACTATCCCTTATATGACTCCTAGCGGTACTTTTGTTATCAACGGTGCAGAACGAGTAGTTGTATCTCAGCTTCACAGATCTCCCGGAGTTTTCTTTGGCCAATCCTTCCACGCAAACGGAACAAAATTATACTCTGCAAGGGTAATTCCTTTCAAAGGTTCTTGGATAGAATTCGCTACAGACATTAACAGTGTTATGTACGCTTATATCGACAGAAAGAAAAAGCTTCCTGTTACTACACTATTCAGAGCAATTGGTTTTGAAAGAGATAAAGACATCCTTGAAATATTTGATCTTGCTGAAGAGATTAAAGTTTCAAAAACCGGTCTTAAGAAGTATATCGGCAGAAGACTTGCTGCACGTGTATTGAATACTTGGCACGAGGATTTCGTGGATGAGGATACAGGTGAGGTAGTTTCTATCGAGCGTAACGAAATTATATTAGACAGGGATACTATCATCGACAAAGATAATGTTGAGGAAATTATCGACTCTAACGTAAAAACAATATTGCTTCATAAAGAGGATAATAATCAGGCAGATTATGCTATTATCCATAATACTTTACAGAAAGACCCTACAAACTCGGAAAAAGAAGCTGTAGAGCATATTTACCGTCAGCTGCGTAATGCAGAACCACCTGATGAGGAAACGGCTCGAGGCATTATAGATAAATTGTTCTTCTCTGACCAACGTTATAACCTAGGTGAAGTTGGTCGTTACAGAATGAACAAAAAACTTGGTCTTGACATCCCGATGGAAAAGCAGGTGCTTACCAAAGAGGATATCATTACCATTGTAAAATATCTTATTGAGCTTATCAACTCTAAAGCAGAGATTGATGATATTGACCACTTATCTAACCGTCGTGTTCGTACGGTAGGTGAGCAGTTATCAGCTCAGTTTGGTGTAGGTTTAGCCCGTATGGCAAGAACCATCAGAGAGCGTATGAACGTTAGGGATAACGAGGTGTTTACACCTATCGACCTTATCAATGCTAAAACATTGTCGTCGGTAATCAACTCTTTCTTTGGTACAAACCAGCTTTCTCAGTTCATGGACCAAACCAATCCGCTTGCAGAGATTACCCACAAAAGGAGGTTATCTGCACTAGGACCAGGTGGTTTATCAAGGGAAAGAGCAGGTTTCGAGGTGCGAGATGTTCACTATACGCACTATGGCCGTTTATGTCCTATCGAAACGCCTGAAGGACCAAACATTGGTTTGATCTCTTCACTTGGTGTTTACGCTAAGGTAAACGGAATGGGCTTTATTGAAACGCCATACCGTAAAGTAACTGATGGTAGAGTTGATTTAGAGTCAACACCAATCTACCTAAGTGCTGAAGAAGAAGAAGGTAAAATGATCGCTCAGGCGAACATTGCTATGGATGAAACCGGTAAAATAACTGCAGATAAGGTTATTGCCCGTGAGGAAGGTGACTTCCCGGTGGTTGACCCTAACGTGGTTCACTATACTGACGTTGCTCCTAACCAGATCGCTTCTATCTCGGCTTCATTAATTCCGTTCCTGGAGCACGATGATGCTAACCGTGCGTTGATGGGATCGAACATGATGCGCCAGGCGGTTCCTCTTTTACGTCCGGAAGCCCCAATTGTGGGTACAGGATTGGAGCGCCAGGTAGCTTCTGACTCAAGGGTACTTATCAATGCTGAGGGCAATGGTACTGTTGAGTATGTTGATGCTAATGAGATTACAATTAAATATGACAGAACTGATCGTGAGAGAAGCGTAAGCTTTGATCCGGATGAGAAAACATATCAGCTTATCAAGTTCAGAAAAACAAATCAGAGTACAAGTATCAACCTTAAACCTATCGTAAGAAAAGGTGACAGGGTAAGACTTGGTCAGGTTCTTTGTGAAGGCTATGCTACACAAAACGGAGAGCTTGCTCTTGGACGTAACCTTAAAGTGGCGTTCATGCCTTGGAAAGGTTATAACTTTGAGGATGCAATCGTAATTTCTGAAAAAGTTGTTCGTGATGATATCTTTACGTCTATCCACGTAGATGATTACTCTCTTGAAGTAAGGGACACTAAATTAGGTAACGAAGAGTTAACTAATGATATCCCTAACGTAAGTGAGGAAGCTACTAAAGATCTTGATGAAAACGGTATGATCAGGATTGGTGCCGAGGTTAAACCTGGCGACATCCTTATCGGTAAGATTACTCCAAAAGGTGAATCTGACCCAACACCGGAAGAAAAACTTCTTCGTGCAATCTTTGGTGATAAAGCAGGTGATGTAAAAGATGCGTCATTAAAAGCGTCTCCATCATTACATGGTGTTGTACTTGATAAAAAACTGTTTGCGCGTGCCGTTAAGGATAAACGTAAACGTACAAAAGATAAAGACGATTTAGGAAAACTTGAAATGGATTTTGAAGTTAAGTTCATCGAACTTAAAGACAGATTGATTGACAAGTTATTCAATATCGTTAACGGAAAAACTTCACAGGGAGTTATGAATGATCTGGGTGAGGAAGTATTACCAAAAGGTAAGAAATACACTCAGAAAATGTTATACGCTGTTGAAGATTTTGCTCACTTAACTAAAGGTCAGTGGACTACGGACGATGAAACCAATGCAATGGTTAACGACCTTATCCACAACTATAAAATTAAGCTGAATGACCTTCAGGGTGCCCTAAGAAGAGAGAAATTCACAATTACTGTGGGTGATGAACTTCCGTCAGGTATCTTAAAACTTGCTAAAGTTTACATCGCTAAGAAACGTAAGCTTAAAGTGGGTGATAAAATGGCAGGTCGTCACGGTAACAAAGGTATTGTTGCTAAGATCGTTCGTCACGAAGATATGCCTTTCCTTGAGGATGGTACTCCGGTTGACATCGTTCTTAACCCGCTTGGTGTACCATCGCGTATGAACATCGGTCAGATCTATGAAACGGTTCTTGGATGGGCAGGTATGAACTTAGGCAGGAAATTTGCTACTCCTATTTTCGACGGTGCCTCTCTTGACCAGATCAACGAACTTACAGATGAGGCAGGTATTCCAAGATTTGGACACACTTACCTTTATGATGGAGGAACCGGAGAACGTTTCCACCAGCCGGCTACAGTAGGTGTTATCTACATGCTGAAATTAGGACACATGGTTGACGATAAGATGCACGCACGTTCTATCGGTCCATACTCGCTTATCACGCAGCAGCCTCTTGGAGGTAAAGCGCAATTTGGTGGTCAGCGTTTTGGAGAGATGGAGGTTTGGGCTCTTGAGGCATACGGTGCTTCTAGTACTCTAAGGGAGATACTGACTGTTAAATCGGATGACGTTATCGGTAGGGCTAAAACTTACGAAGCTATCGTTAAGGGTGAAACCATGCCGGAACCAGGACTACCTGAATCGTTCAATGTATTAATGCATGAACTTAAAGGTCTGGGTCTGGACATCAGATTAGAAGAATAA